One part of the Glycine soja cultivar W05 chromosome 11, ASM419377v2, whole genome shotgun sequence genome encodes these proteins:
- the LOC114372855 gene encoding probable transcription factor PosF21 — protein MDNRDNKSPPPLPPSSSRYVKSEQQASLSASSSFSHDDISGMPENPPKNRGHRRAHSEIITLPDDLTFDVDLPDDNDLLSIYLQFDQLDSSPLPLPPPPQHNSIANNNNNNNNKNNNNNNERPTRVRHQHSLSMDGSIHPDMLLSATAAAADDVSGGGIDTKKAMSADKLAELALVDPKRAKRIWANRQSAARSKERKMRYISELERKVQTLQTEATSLSAQLTLLQRDTTGMTAENSELKLRLQTMEQQVHLQDALNDALKEEIQHLKALTGQVMPNGGPVNFASFGGGQQFYPNNQAMHTLLAAQKFQQLQIHSQKQHQLQQQQQFQQQQQFQQLQQLQLQQQQQLQLQQQQQQQQQQQQQQQQQQQQQQQLQLQQQQQQQEQ, from the exons ATGGATAATAGGGACAACAAATCGCCTCCTCCTCTCCCACCTTCTTCTTCCCGTTACGTGAAATCGGAACAACAAGCTTCATTATCAGCATCGTCGTCGTTCAGCCACGACGACATAAGCGGAATGCCGGAGAATCCACCGAAGAACAGAGGGCACAGGCGCGCCCATTCGGAGATTATAACCCTACCCGACGACCTCACCTTCGACGTTGATCTCCCCGATGACAACGACTTGCTTTCCATCTACCTTCAATTCGATCAACTCGATTCCTCTCCacttcctcttcctcctccacCTCAACACAACAGCAttgctaataataataataataataataataagaataataataataataatgaaaggcCTACTAGGGTTCGACACCAACACAGCCTCTCCATGGATGGCTCCATCCACCCGGATATGCTGCTCTCCGCTACCGCTGCCGCTGCCGATGATGTCTCCGGTGGTGGCATCGACACCAAAAAGGCTATGTCTGCTGACAAGCTTGCTGAGCTTGCCTTAGTTGATCCCAAGCGGGCTAAAAG GATATGGGCAAATAGACAGTCTGCTGCAAGATCAAAAGAAAGGAAGATGCGTTACATTTCCGAGCTTGAAAGGAAAGTGCAGACATTGCAAACTGAAGCAACTTCCTTGTCTGCACAATTGACTCTCTTGCAG AGAGATACAACTGGAATGACTGCTGAGAACAGTGAGTTGAAGTTGCGGTTGCAAACCATGGAGCAACAGGTCCACTTGCAAGATG CATTAAATGATgcattaaaagaagaaattcaGCATTTGAAAGCACTGACTGGACAAGTTATGCCAAATGGAGGACCGGTAAATTTTGCTTCATTTGGTGGGGGGCAACAATTCTATCCCAACAATCAGGCTATGCACACTCTTTTAGCTGCACAAAAGTTTCAACAACTCCAAATTCATTCCCAAAAGCAGCATCAACTTCAGCAGCAACAGCAATTTCAGCAACAACAGCAATTTCAGCAGCTGCAACAGCTGCAactgcagcagcaacaacaactgcaactgcagcagcagcaacaacagcagcagcagcaacaacagcagcagcagcagcagcagcagcagcagcagcaactgcaactgcagcagcagcagcagcaacaggAACAGTAA
- the LOC114374932 gene encoding protein FAR-RED IMPAIRED RESPONSE 1-like, with protein MEDRNNHDECWESNSVDNGAESMEEVDELDVIMHDNMNGGFEPCEPASGMSFPSKEAVKSFYRQYASRMGFGSKVRNSKKGRDGKLHYFILTCSREGTRVPNTLKTLPTIKNNCEAKITVSFKDGLWYIMKAVLDHSHELSPTKAMMLRVNKNTSMHVNRTIEINHEAKAVMNKTIQSLACDVGGYRNLSFVEGDVKNHVLKERHTIGKEGDGKALRSYFLRMQEQNCNFFYDIDLDDFFRVKNVFWADARSRATYDSFGDVVTFDTTYLTKKYDMPFVSFVGVNHHGQHVLLGCALLSSEDTESFVWLFESWLRCMSGNPPKGIVTEQSKAIQKAIQLVFPTTQHRWCLWHVMKKIPEKLKTNTEYNKNIKSAMRSVVYDTFTEAEFEDQWSHFIKGFNLQDNEWLSELYNERSRWVPIFLKKDFWAGMSTTQQGENVHPFFDGYINSTTSLQQFVQLYDIALYGKVEKEFEADLRSFSTTIHCGSNSMIEKQFQSAYTHAKFNEVQAEFRAKINCSVSLRDVEGSICTYDVLEDIIVEGQPKEAIFEVVFHRDNHDFSCKCLLFEFRGIMCRHSLIVFAQERVKQVPSKYILQRWTKNIKRRHSCTRSSYDLIQLKPQMQRYDNLCKDFNEIAELAAEFEGVSHFLQNSLHDLKRKVQSMALSTHRPSSFLHK; from the coding sequence ATGGAGGACAGAAATAACCATGATGAATGTTGGGAAAGCAACAGTGTAGACAATGGTGCTGAATCCATGGAAGAAGTAGATGAACTAGACGTAATTATGCATGATAACATGAATGGGGGTTTTGAACCTTGCGAGCCAGCATCAGGGATGTCATTTCCTTCCAAGGAAGCTGTTAAATCATTTTATAGGCAGTATGCTTCTAGAATGGGATTTGGTTCCAAAGTAAGAAACTCAAAAAAAGGACGTGATGGAAAGTTACactattttatattaacatGTTCACGAGAGGGAACTCGTGTGCCAAACACTTTGAAGACATTGCCCACAATCAAGAATAATTGTGAAGCCAAAATTACAGTTTCCTTCAAAGATGGACTGTGGTACATAATGAAAGCAGTACTTGACCACTCCCATGAACTTAGCCCTACAAAGGCAATGATGCTCCGAGTAAACAAAAACACTAGCATGCATGTGAACAGAACAATAGAAATCAATCATGAAGCAAAGGCAGTGATGAACAAGACCATCCAATCTCTTGCTTGTGACGTGGGAGGGTACAGAAATTTATCATTTGTTGAAGGAGATGTGAAAAATCATGTTCTGAAGGAAAGACATACAATTGGTAAGGAAGGTGATGGTAAGGCTCTAAGGAGCTATTTTTTAAGGATGCAGGAGCAAAATTGTAATTTCTTCTACGATATAGACTTGGATGATTTTTTTCGTGTGAAAAATGTATTTTGGGCTGATGCAAGAAGTAGGGCAACATACGATTCATTTGGGGATGTGGTTACTTTTGACACAACATATCTAACAAAAAAGTATGACATGCCATTTGTTTCATTTGTTGGCGTTAATCATCATGGACAACATGTTTTATTGGGATGTGCTCTACTCTCTAGTGAAGACACAGAGTCATTTGTGTGGCTGTTTGAATCCTGGCTTCGTTGCATGTCAGGCAATCCTCCAAAAGGTATAGTGACTGAGCAAAGCAAAGCAATCCAAAAAGCAATTCAGCTAGTCTTTCCAACAACCCAACATAGGTGGTGCTTATGGCATGTAATGAAAAAAATCCCCGAGAAGTTGAAAACAAACACTGAATACAATAAGAATATAAAGAGTGCCATGAGAAGTGTAGTTTATGATACCTTCACAGAAGCTGAATTTGAAGATCAATGGAGTCATTTCATAAAAGGATTCAACCTACAAGACAATGAATGGTTGAGTGAGTTGTACAACGAACGAAGTAGATGGGTTCCAATTTTCTTAAAGAAGGATTTTTGGGCAGGAATGTCTACCACTCAACAAGGTGAAAACGTACATCCTTTCTTTGATGGATATATCAACTCAACAACATCTTTGCAACAGTTTGTCCAACTGTATGATATTGCTCTCTATGGCAAGGTAGAAAAAGAATTTGAAGCTGATTTACGATCATTCAGCACTACTATTCATTGTGGGTCAAATTCAATGATTGAAAAGCAATTCCAATCTGCTTATACCCATGCAAAATTTAATGAGGTGCAAGCTGAATTTAGAGCAAAAATTAATTGTTCTGTATCCCTTAGGGATGTGGAAGGTAGCATTTGTACTTATGATGTGTTGGAGGACATAATAGTTGAAGGACAACCAAAGGAAGCTATTTTTGAGGTAGTATTTCATCGTGACAATCATGATTTTAGCTGCAAATGTTTATTGTTTGAGTTTAGAGGTATTATGTGTAGACATTCGCTCATTGTATTTGCACAAGAAAGGGTGAAACAAGTGCCGTCAAAGTATATCTTGCAAAGATggaccaaaaatataaaacGGAGACATTCATGTACTAGGAGTAGTTATGATTTGATACAATTGAAGCCACAAATGCAAAGGTATGACAATTTATGCAAGGACTTTAATGAGATTGCAGAACTTGCTGCTGAGTTTGAGGGTGTTTCCCATTTCCTCCAAAATAGCTTGCATGATTTGAAAAGGAAGGTGCAATCCATGGCTCTATCCACTCACCGGCCTTCTTCATTCTTACATAAATAG